One Gemmatimonadota bacterium DNA window includes the following coding sequences:
- the rsxC gene encoding electron transport complex subunit RsxC encodes MMRLAFDFRHGVHPPEEKELTRALPIRRMPYPDELVLPLRQHAGKPAKLCVKVGDYVERGDTIATADGFVSVPIHASASGTVTAIEFWPHPDGSYAEAVRIAVDKYAPQLPRPRLVPKWEGLTTEQVVAAVQNAGVVGLGGAAFPTHVKLAPPKEYAVHTLIINGAECEPYLTSDHRTMAEYPDRVLFGIRVMMHAMGVTKCVVGIEKNKPDAIEAMRRAVPKDLDVTILPLTVKYPQGAEKMLIQAVTGVEVPSGKLPVTVGVVVQNVGSVAAIAEVFETGLPLIERIVTVTGHGLTKPANLIVPVGTKLRDLIAYCGGVTPDAAEVILGGPMMGVAQANLDAPVVKGTTGVVILAAHETRSATIYPCIHCGRCLDACPVFLNPSHLGDLARVGRHDEMTEAHLADCMLCGSCAYVCPSNIPLAHLFQASKAALRRAQAGTS; translated from the coding sequence ATGATGCGACTTGCGTTTGATTTCCGTCACGGGGTGCATCCGCCGGAGGAGAAGGAGCTCACACGAGCGCTTCCGATCCGACGGATGCCGTATCCGGACGAACTGGTGTTGCCGCTGCGTCAGCATGCGGGCAAGCCAGCCAAACTGTGTGTGAAGGTCGGCGATTATGTCGAGCGTGGAGATACCATTGCCACCGCCGATGGCTTTGTATCGGTGCCGATTCATGCGTCGGCCTCCGGCACGGTGACCGCCATTGAGTTCTGGCCGCATCCCGACGGCAGCTACGCCGAAGCGGTGCGCATTGCCGTGGACAAGTACGCGCCACAGTTGCCGCGTCCGCGTCTGGTGCCCAAATGGGAAGGGCTCACTACGGAGCAGGTGGTTGCCGCCGTGCAGAACGCCGGTGTCGTCGGACTCGGCGGCGCGGCATTCCCGACGCACGTCAAGCTCGCGCCGCCCAAAGAGTATGCGGTGCATACGCTGATTATCAACGGCGCGGAGTGCGAGCCGTATCTCACCTCCGATCACCGCACGATGGCCGAGTATCCCGACCGCGTGCTGTTCGGCATTCGCGTGATGATGCACGCGATGGGAGTGACGAAGTGCGTGGTGGGCATCGAGAAGAACAAACCCGATGCCATTGAGGCGATGCGCCGCGCGGTGCCGAAGGATCTGGATGTCACCATTCTTCCGCTCACGGTAAAGTATCCGCAGGGCGCCGAGAAGATGCTCATTCAGGCGGTGACGGGCGTTGAAGTACCGTCGGGCAAGTTGCCGGTGACCGTGGGCGTCGTAGTGCAGAATGTAGGATCGGTGGCGGCCATCGCCGAAGTGTTTGAGACGGGACTGCCGCTGATTGAGCGCATTGTTACGGTCACGGGGCATGGCCTCACGAAGCCGGCCAATCTGATTGTGCCCGTGGGTACGAAACTGCGCGATCTCATTGCGTACTGCGGCGGGGTGACCCCCGATGCCGCCGAAGTGATTCTCGGCGGGCCAATGATGGGCGTGGCGCAGGCGAATCTTGACGCGCCGGTGGTGAAGGGAACGACGGGCGTGGTGATTCTCGCCGCCCACGAAACGCGTAGCGCGACGATTTATCCCTGCATTCATTGCGGACGGTGCCTCGATGCCTGTCCGGTGTTCCTGAATCCGTCGCACCTTGGCGACCTCGCGCGAGTGGGGCGCCACGACGAAATGACAGAAGCGCATCTCGCGGACTGCATGCTCTGTGGATCGTGCGCCTATGTGTGTCCTTCGAACATTCCGCTCGCGCATCTGTTTCAGGCGAGCAAAGCGGCGCTCCGGCGCGCGCAGGCGGGAACCTCATGA
- a CDS encoding RnfABCDGE type electron transport complex subunit D: protein MSLATPSKLIVTASPHVKSADSTPKIMWHVVFSLAPVIVSSAWFFGLSALLVIVTSTIAALLTERAMGKGGTLADGSAMITGLLLGLTLPAGMPLWMVAIGGAFAIAFGKTVWGGLGQNVFNPALVGRAFLQAAFPVAITTWPTVGGSFMELKGDLFALPFLHPVTNAVTSATPLGLLKFEGTGTALMPLIMGNTGGSVGETAALVILAGGLYLALRQYLNWRIPASILLTVAALSTVLHLVDAKKPDAFFMLFSGGLMLGAVYMATDMVTSPVTNKGKWVFGFGIGVLVVLIRVWGGLPEGVMYAILFMNALTPFINRATQPAVFGSATRIAQ, encoded by the coding sequence ATGAGTCTCGCGACTCCTTCAAAGCTGATTGTCACGGCGTCGCCGCACGTAAAGTCGGCGGACAGCACGCCGAAGATCATGTGGCACGTGGTGTTCAGTCTCGCGCCGGTGATTGTGTCGAGCGCGTGGTTCTTTGGGCTGAGCGCGCTGTTGGTGATTGTCACCTCGACAATCGCCGCGCTGCTCACCGAGCGCGCGATGGGCAAGGGCGGCACGCTCGCCGACGGCTCCGCGATGATTACCGGATTGCTCCTGGGGCTCACCCTTCCCGCGGGAATGCCGCTCTGGATGGTGGCGATTGGCGGTGCGTTCGCGATTGCCTTTGGCAAGACCGTGTGGGGCGGCCTCGGTCAGAATGTGTTCAACCCGGCGTTGGTGGGGCGCGCATTTTTGCAGGCCGCGTTCCCGGTGGCGATCACGACGTGGCCCACCGTTGGTGGTTCCTTCATGGAGCTTAAGGGCGATCTCTTTGCGCTTCCGTTTCTGCATCCCGTGACGAATGCGGTCACCTCGGCCACGCCGCTCGGATTGCTGAAGTTCGAGGGAACGGGAACCGCGTTGATGCCGCTCATTATGGGCAACACCGGCGGCTCGGTTGGAGAGACCGCCGCGCTCGTGATTCTTGCGGGCGGATTGTACCTCGCGTTGCGCCAGTATCTCAACTGGCGCATTCCCGCGAGCATTCTGCTCACGGTGGCGGCGCTGAGTACCGTGTTGCACCTCGTGGACGCAAAAAAGCCGGACGCATTCTTTATGCTCTTCTCCGGCGGCTTGATGCTTGGCGCCGTGTATATGGCCACCGACATGGTCACCTCGCCGGTCACGAATAAAGGCAAGTGGGTGTTCGGCTTCGGCATTGGCGTGCTGGTGGTGCTGATTCGCGTGTGGGGTGGACTCCCCGAAGGGGTGATGTACGCCATTCTCTTTATGAACGCGCTGACGCCGTTCATCAATCGTGCGACGCAGCCGGCGGTCTTTGGTTCGGCAACGAGGATCGCCCAATGA
- a CDS encoding RnfABCDGE type electron transport complex subunit G: MTDHVHVHGGGGAPPVQGKMTPAWKLLATLFVAGAAAGLLVVAVYRATLPAIQKAAAAKVNGAVREVLKAPAKWDTLYVVKNALTAKLPEGADPQEYQKAYVGQDSSGKRMGIAVVGEGPGFQEIMQLMIGFDPATGTLIGIKVLDQKETPGLGDKIENDPSFMAQFVTRIAPVVGVKGRAGSPPNQVQTITGATISSRAVIKLVNATVARWQDLMQRYDKGGTP, translated from the coding sequence ATGACCGACCACGTGCACGTTCACGGCGGTGGCGGCGCGCCACCAGTGCAGGGCAAGATGACGCCAGCGTGGAAACTGCTCGCAACGTTATTCGTTGCAGGCGCTGCCGCAGGCTTGCTGGTGGTCGCGGTGTATCGCGCCACGCTTCCCGCCATTCAAAAGGCGGCCGCGGCCAAAGTAAACGGGGCCGTGCGCGAAGTGCTCAAGGCCCCCGCCAAGTGGGACACGCTGTACGTCGTGAAAAACGCACTGACTGCCAAGCTCCCCGAGGGCGCCGATCCGCAGGAATATCAAAAGGCATACGTCGGTCAGGATTCGTCGGGCAAGCGCATGGGGATTGCTGTGGTTGGTGAGGGCCCGGGCTTCCAAGAGATTATGCAACTGATGATCGGCTTCGACCCGGCCACCGGCACCCTTATCGGCATCAAGGTGCTCGACCAAAAAGAAACCCCCGGCCTCGGCGACAAAATCGAAAACGACCCGTCGTTTATGGCGCAGTTCGTGACGCGCATTGCGCCGGTCGTGGGGGTGAAGGGGCGCGCGGGATCGCCGCCGAACCAAGTGCAGACCATCACCGGCGCGACGATTTCGTCACGCGCGGTTATCAAGCTGGTGAATGCCACCGTGGCGCGCTGGCAGGACCTGATGCAGCGCTACGACAAGGGAGGAACCCCGTGA
- the rsxE gene encoding electron transport complex subunit RsxE has product MTAVATPAAPKNDAPAFDPGAPPPATLFQDVWRGIGKENPVLVQFLGMCPTMAVTNILANGFAMGVATTFVLVGSGLFVSLFRKYIAHEVRITSYILIIATFVTLADMLLAASFPDISKALGPFIPLIVANCLLLGRAEAFAAKVKPLRAVADGLGMGLGFTVSLSALASFREILGRGTILGMPLFGPRFEPWVFLMMPPGGFLTLGIACLTVAYVIEWRKKHTLAARSA; this is encoded by the coding sequence GTGACCGCCGTCGCCACCCCCGCCGCGCCGAAAAACGACGCGCCGGCCTTCGACCCCGGAGCGCCGCCGCCGGCGACGCTCTTTCAGGATGTCTGGCGTGGCATCGGAAAGGAAAATCCGGTGCTCGTCCAGTTCCTCGGCATGTGCCCCACGATGGCGGTCACGAACATCCTCGCGAACGGCTTTGCGATGGGTGTGGCCACGACGTTCGTGCTTGTGGGCTCGGGGCTCTTCGTGTCGCTGTTCCGAAAGTACATCGCGCATGAGGTGCGTATTACCTCATACATTCTGATCATCGCCACCTTCGTGACACTCGCCGACATGTTGCTGGCGGCGAGTTTCCCCGATATCAGCAAGGCGCTCGGTCCGTTCATTCCGCTCATTGTGGCCAACTGTCTCTTGCTTGGACGCGCCGAAGCCTTTGCCGCTAAGGTCAAGCCGCTGCGCGCGGTGGCCGACGGACTCGGTATGGGATTGGGCTTTACCGTGTCGCTCTCCGCGCTCGCCTCGTTCCGCGAGATTCTTGGGCGCGGGACGATCCTCGGCATGCCGCTCTTTGGGCCGCGGTTTGAGCCGTGGGTCTTCCTGATGATGCCTCCGGGTGGATTCCTCACCCTGGGCATCGCCTGCCTCACCGTCGCGTACGTGATCGAGTGGCGCAAGAAGCACACCCTCGCCGCGCGGAGCGCCTGA
- a CDS encoding electron transport complex subunit RsxA has protein sequence MGHLSWIFVSTLLVNNFTLVMFLGLCSFFGVTGKVETAWRLGLANTFVLLLTALSAWFLNSYVLQRTPFLRTIAFIVVIASAVQIVEMAVKKYLPILFRQLGIYLPLITTNCAILGLALFQTSRNYTLVEALVFALGAGFGLTLALSLMASIRERTELTDPPVVARRMGLVLVIASCLSMAFMGFAGMGSAD, from the coding sequence ATGGGACACCTCAGCTGGATTTTTGTCTCGACGTTGCTCGTGAACAATTTCACGCTCGTGATGTTCCTCGGGCTCTGTTCGTTCTTTGGCGTGACCGGTAAAGTGGAAACCGCCTGGCGACTCGGACTGGCCAACACCTTCGTGCTGTTGCTCACCGCACTCAGTGCGTGGTTCCTCAATAGCTACGTGTTGCAGCGTACGCCGTTCCTGCGCACCATCGCGTTCATCGTGGTGATTGCGAGCGCGGTGCAGATCGTCGAAATGGCGGTGAAGAAGTATCTGCCCATTCTGTTTCGGCAGCTGGGCATCTACCTGCCCCTGATCACCACCAACTGCGCGATTCTTGGGCTCGCGCTTTTCCAGACGAGCCGCAACTACACGCTCGTTGAGGCGCTCGTATTCGCCCTCGGCGCCGGCTTTGGATTGACGCTAGCGCTCTCGCTCATGGCTTCGATCCGCGAGCGCACCGAACTCACCGACCCGCCGGTGGTCGCGCGCCGCATGGGCCTCGTGCTCGTGATTGCGTCGTGCCTCTCGATGGCCTTCATGGGTTTTGCCGGAATGGGGAGTGCCGACTAA
- a CDS encoding FAD:protein FMN transferase translates to MRIDPFVGRTNSRREFLTLGVGLFAALTLPAAVLRRTTLARRSFPLMGTIAELQVAHHDERYAEAAIDAAIAELQRVERMMSRFIATSDVGRANLGAAREAVTVSAETAEVVRTALAWSEASNGRFDPAVGAVSELWDVVNRNAPPAADAVRPLAQRGFWRQVDVSTLRGVPAIRFASSDLHLDLGAVAKGYGIDRATQVLRDLKIEHAIITVGGDLYALGGSPEGGPWTVGIRDPHDVRAVVQTLEVRDRAVATSGDYERFFRWHGVRYHHLMDPETAAPRRTIYHSTTVLASRAMDADAASTSVFGLSRGAALSIARRHALDVDVIPLT, encoded by the coding sequence ATGCGCATTGATCCTTTTGTCGGCCGCACCAACAGCCGCCGTGAGTTTCTCACCCTCGGTGTTGGATTGTTCGCTGCGCTGACGTTGCCGGCCGCCGTGTTGCGCCGGACCACACTTGCTCGGCGCTCCTTCCCCCTAATGGGCACGATCGCCGAGCTGCAGGTGGCGCATCACGACGAGCGCTACGCGGAGGCGGCGATTGATGCGGCCATTGCGGAGTTGCAGCGCGTGGAGCGGATGATGTCGCGTTTTATTGCGACCTCCGATGTTGGTCGCGCCAACCTCGGCGCCGCCCGCGAGGCGGTGACGGTGTCGGCAGAGACCGCGGAAGTGGTGCGTACCGCGCTCGCATGGTCGGAGGCGAGCAACGGTCGATTTGACCCCGCGGTCGGCGCCGTGAGCGAGTTGTGGGATGTCGTCAATCGCAATGCGCCACCGGCTGCCGATGCGGTGCGTCCGCTCGCGCAGCGTGGGTTCTGGCGCCAGGTCGATGTTTCGACGCTGCGCGGTGTTCCGGCCATCCGGTTTGCGTCCAGCGACCTACATCTCGACCTCGGCGCTGTTGCGAAGGGCTACGGCATCGACCGCGCCACGCAGGTATTGCGCGACCTCAAGATTGAACACGCAATCATCACGGTCGGTGGCGATCTCTACGCGCTCGGTGGCTCGCCGGAAGGTGGCCCGTGGACGGTTGGCATTCGTGATCCGCACGATGTGCGCGCGGTGGTGCAGACGCTCGAGGTTCGCGATCGCGCCGTGGCCACGTCGGGTGACTACGAACGGTTCTTCCGCTGGCACGGTGTGCGCTACCATCATTTGATGGACCCAGAAACCGCCGCGCCGCGTCGCACCATCTATCACAGCACGACGGTCTTAGCGAGCCGAGCGATGGATGCCGACGCGGCTTCGACCAGTGTGTTCGGGTTGTCCCGTGGCGCGGCGCTGAGCATTGCACGCCGTCACGCACTCGACGTGGATGTGATTCCGCTGACCTGA
- a CDS encoding response regulator has translation MQPAPLPPDEAERLLALREYAVLDTSGDSAFDDLTALASHICGVPIALVSLIDETRQWFLSRHGLDATETPREFAFCAHAILGDGPFVVPDAHADVRFADNPLVQGDPHVRFYAGTPLVTPRGQALGTLCVIDHEARTLTAEQLQALETLGRQVVAHLELRKASMRIRASEERFRGMAMSMQTGIILQDTDSKIVWSNQAARDLLGVTADQLEGRTSFDPTWQVIHEDGSDFPGNTHPVVQSLSTAKEVRGVVMGVFRPVTRDRVWLQVDAIPQFNENGQLFQALCTFVDITSRKNAEDDARAKSIQNRSLLSSSPLAIIATGLNGIIHTFNEAAERLLGYSAEEMIGRHTPGVFHDPDEMAARATEFSQELGEPITPGFDVVVAKALRNLPNEHEWTYIRKDGTRLLVAVAVTVVRDVAGTPIGLMGIATDIAARKQTEAALVAAKELAEEAARAKSDFLATMSHEIRTPMNGVLGMTNLLSETSLSPEQRGYTDAIGRSAQALMSVINDILDFSKIEAGKLLIEPIPFALELAVVDVAELLAPGASNKGVEFLVQVHPDVPSRVLGDAGRLRQVLFNLAGNALKFTETGHVIIDVTLAKNSGANVVRFEISDTGIGIPAAVIPRLFSAFTQADASTARRFGGTGLGLSICRRLVELMGGTIGVKSVEGAGSTFWFELSLAEDHSTPPLPSPKASLDGVRVLVVDNVPVSVELMRALLAARGARVSHAFNGPDALAKLRQAAATSDPFRAAVVDFRMPGMDGEALGRIVRADETLKDIKLVLATAAATRGDAVRFHGIGFNAYITKPLHPGVLVEAVATLMARAPGWHAEEPLVTRHSIDEAGAHGRPRQHSHWTPIDPGTPFTRVLLAEDNPVNQVVAVKMLERLHCRVDVVADGAEAVDMATRFSYDVIFMDVQMPVVDGLEATRRIRRLHSDAANTRIIAMTANAMDGDREACLESGMNDFVSKPIVPAALRAALESARAIG, from the coding sequence ATGCAACCCGCCCCGCTCCCCCCAGACGAAGCCGAACGGCTACTGGCACTCCGCGAATACGCCGTGCTCGACACCTCTGGGGACTCGGCCTTTGACGACCTGACGGCACTCGCCAGCCACATCTGTGGCGTGCCGATAGCGCTCGTGTCGCTGATTGACGAGACGCGGCAGTGGTTCCTCTCGCGGCACGGGCTCGACGCCACCGAAACTCCGCGCGAATTCGCCTTTTGTGCGCACGCCATCCTCGGCGACGGTCCGTTCGTGGTGCCGGATGCGCACGCGGATGTCCGGTTTGCTGACAACCCATTGGTGCAGGGCGACCCGCACGTCCGATTCTACGCTGGCACGCCGCTCGTCACGCCACGGGGCCAAGCGCTGGGAACGTTGTGCGTCATTGACCACGAAGCGCGCACCCTGACGGCCGAGCAGCTTCAGGCGCTGGAGACGCTGGGGCGTCAGGTGGTCGCACACCTCGAACTGCGCAAAGCCTCGATGCGTATTCGCGCCAGCGAAGAGCGCTTCCGGGGGATGGCGATGTCGATGCAGACGGGGATCATTCTCCAAGATACCGATTCGAAAATCGTCTGGAGCAATCAAGCGGCGCGCGACCTCCTGGGCGTGACGGCCGATCAGCTCGAGGGCCGGACCTCATTTGATCCCACCTGGCAGGTCATTCACGAGGACGGATCTGATTTTCCGGGGAACACCCATCCCGTGGTGCAGTCACTCTCCACCGCAAAGGAAGTACGCGGCGTCGTCATGGGGGTCTTTCGCCCCGTCACCCGTGATCGGGTGTGGCTGCAGGTCGATGCCATTCCGCAGTTCAATGAAAACGGCCAGCTCTTTCAGGCGCTGTGCACCTTTGTGGACATCACCTCGCGCAAGAACGCGGAAGATGACGCGCGAGCCAAGTCCATTCAAAATCGTTCGTTGCTGTCGTCGTCACCACTGGCGATAATCGCCACGGGGCTCAACGGCATTATTCACACCTTCAACGAAGCGGCCGAGCGTCTACTCGGGTATTCCGCCGAGGAAATGATCGGCCGACACACCCCTGGCGTTTTTCACGACCCCGACGAGATGGCCGCGCGCGCCACCGAGTTCTCGCAGGAACTCGGCGAGCCCATCACCCCCGGCTTCGACGTCGTGGTGGCGAAGGCCTTGCGCAATCTTCCCAACGAGCACGAGTGGACGTACATCCGCAAGGATGGAACACGCCTGCTGGTGGCGGTGGCGGTGACCGTGGTGCGGGATGTGGCCGGCACACCGATTGGTTTAATGGGGATCGCAACGGATATTGCGGCGCGCAAGCAGACCGAGGCCGCACTCGTTGCGGCGAAGGAGCTCGCCGAAGAAGCGGCGCGCGCGAAGAGTGATTTTCTTGCGACGATGTCGCATGAAATCCGCACGCCGATGAACGGCGTCCTTGGAATGACCAACCTGCTGTCCGAAACGTCGTTGTCGCCGGAACAGCGCGGGTATACCGACGCCATCGGCCGCTCGGCGCAGGCCCTGATGAGTGTGATCAACGACATTCTCGACTTCTCGAAAATCGAAGCCGGCAAGTTGTTGATCGAACCGATTCCCTTTGCGCTCGAGCTGGCCGTGGTGGACGTCGCCGAGCTGCTCGCGCCTGGGGCGTCGAACAAGGGCGTGGAATTCTTGGTGCAGGTGCACCCAGACGTGCCGTCCCGCGTGTTAGGTGATGCGGGGCGCCTCCGGCAAGTGCTGTTCAATCTTGCCGGCAACGCGCTCAAGTTTACGGAGACGGGCCACGTCATTATTGATGTGACGCTCGCCAAGAACAGCGGTGCGAACGTGGTGCGCTTTGAAATTTCCGACACCGGCATCGGCATTCCCGCTGCCGTCATCCCCCGCCTGTTCAGTGCCTTTACGCAAGCGGACGCCAGCACGGCACGTCGATTTGGTGGCACGGGGCTGGGGCTCTCCATCTGCCGGCGACTCGTGGAGCTGATGGGCGGCACCATCGGCGTGAAGAGTGTCGAAGGCGCGGGCTCAACCTTCTGGTTCGAACTCTCGCTTGCGGAGGATCACTCCACCCCTCCGCTTCCGAGCCCGAAAGCGTCGCTCGACGGCGTGCGCGTCCTCGTGGTGGACAATGTGCCGGTGAGTGTCGAGTTAATGCGCGCGCTGCTCGCAGCGCGTGGTGCGCGCGTGAGCCATGCATTCAACGGACCCGACGCGCTGGCCAAGCTTCGACAGGCGGCGGCGACCAGCGATCCATTCCGCGCCGCGGTCGTGGATTTCCGAATGCCCGGCATGGATGGCGAAGCCCTCGGCCGCATCGTGCGCGCTGACGAAACGCTCAAGGACATCAAACTGGTGCTCGCCACCGCGGCCGCCACGCGTGGGGATGCCGTTCGCTTTCACGGCATCGGCTTCAACGCCTACATCACGAAGCCACTCCACCCAGGCGTCCTCGTGGAGGCCGTGGCAACACTCATGGCCCGCGCACCGGGCTGGCACGCTGAAGAGCCGCTCGTCACGCGGCACAGCATCGACGAAGCTGGCGCGCACGGTCGCCCGCGCCAACACTCGCACTGGACGCCCATCGACCCCGGCACACCATTTACCCGCGTGCTGCTCGCCGAAGACAACCCGGTGAATCAGGTGGTCGCCGTGAAAATGCTCGAGCGGCTGCACTGCCGCGTGGACGTCGTCGCGGACGGTGCCGAGGCCGTGGACATGGCCACGCGGTTCTCGTATGACGTGATTTTCATGGATGTCCAGATGCCGGTCGTCGATGGCCTCGAGGCCACACGTCGCATCCGCCGCCTGCATTCCGATGCGGCGAACACCCGCATTATCGCCATGACCGCAAATGCCATGGACGGCGATCGCGAGGCTTGCCTCGAATCGGGGATGAACGACTTCGTGTCCAAACCGATTGTGCCTGCCGCCCTGCGCGCCGCGCTGGAGAGCGCGCGCGCCATCGGGTAA